The DNA segment GCGGAACAGCACCTCCGCGATGCCGCCCTCGGCCCGATCGCCGTTGCGCCACCCCTCCCACGCGGCGGCGCGGATGAAGTCACCCCTCGCCCAGGGCTCGGTCAGCGCGAAGGGGCCGTTGCCGAGCGGCTGGCTGCGCCACCCCTCCTCGTCCCGCTCGCGTTGGCCGCGGTGCACCGGACCCAGCGCCGGGTGCCCGACCACGGTGGCGAAGTCCGCGCGCGGCCGGGTGAGGGACACCTCGAGCGTCAGGTCGTCCACGACGCGGACGCCGGCCAGGTCGACGCCGTCCCCGTCGCGCGCGGCCTCGTAGCCGACGACGTCGGCGAGCAGGTAGCCGTAGCCGCCCTCGGCCACCAGCGTCGCCCAAGCCGCGGCGAAGTCGGCCGCCGTGACCGATGTCCCGTCGTGGAACGACGCGCCCGGCCGGAGGGTGAAGCGCCACTCCACCAACGCGTCGTCAGCCGACCACGTGGTCGCCGCGGACGGCTGCGGGCTGCCGGCGTCGTCCCAGGCGGTCAGGGAGTCGAAGGCCGCGTCCACGACCGCCTGGTCGTCCGGGGTCGCCGCGAGCGGGGGGACGATGGCCGTCGGCGACCCGATGCCGTAGCGGAACGTCCCGCCGCCGGGTCCGGTCGGGGTCGCGATCGGCTCGTCGCGCCCCGTCGGGACGGCCGGGCCGTCAGGCGCCGCGGTGCACGAGGCTGCGGTCGTGGCGACCAGCGCGACCAGCACGGCGACGGCGCGCCAGCCCCTGCACCCGCGACCCCGCGGAGGGATCACGCCGGGGGGCGGCCCACCCGCGGACCTGGTCCCTACACCAGCCGCAGCGCCAGCACCATCGTCGTCATCGCGAAGACGACCGCGGTGATGACGGTCAGGCGGTCGAGGTTCTTCTCCGCCATGGTGGACCCGCCAGCGCTGCCCACCGCGCCGCCGCCGAACATGTCCGACAGCCCGCCGCCCCTCCCCGACTTGAGCAGGATGAAGAGGATCAGCAGCAGGGACACGATGACGTGCAGGACGACGAGGGCGATGGTGAGCACTTGGGACGGCCTTCGGCGGGATGGCGGGTCGACGGGCGACCGTCGATCCTAGCCCGAGCACGCGCCGTCGGTCACCCCCTGCCGGTCACCCCCTGCCGGTCATCCCTGGGGGTGCACCAGGAAGAAGCCGACGCGGCTGCCGGATGCCTCGACCCCCCACAGCGGCTGGGCGCTCGGCGGCGTCGGCGCACCGCCCACCGACGGCTGCCACACCCGCCCGCCGGCCTGCCAGCCCGGGGCGCGCGGCGGCAGGGTCGGGGCGGTCTGGCTACGCCACTCGGCCCCGGACTCGAGCAGCACGCAGTCGGTGCAGGTCTCGGCCGTCGAGGCCGTGTAGCCGGCGACCGCCTCGGACGCCTCGGCCAGCGGCGAGGGGTTGGCGGCCAGCGCCCCGAACGTGGCCATGGCGGGTGAGACGACCGGCTGGGCGGGCGGGCGGGTCCACTGGGCCAGCAGCAGCTCGCCGTTCACCTGCGCGGGCAGCAGGACCGTCATCCCGGTCGCGACCACGACGGCGGCCATGGCGGCGGTCAACTCGATGCGCTGGCGCCGGAGGGTCAGCGGTGCCCCGCGCTCGATCAGGCGCACGACGCGCTCGGCGATCTGCTTCGCGCCGCGCGACAGCGATCCCTGCCGGAGGAGGCGCGTGGGCAGACCCGCGGGCACCGGCAACGCCGGTGAGGGGACCATCGTCGCGCAGGCCATCGCCGCGACCTGGGGTCTGGCGTGGTCCTTGGAGCCCTGCCACACCTTGAGGATCGACGACGCCAGCGCGGCCGGTCGGCCGGTGGCATCCGACGCCAGGTCGTCGGCGGAGTGCTCCTGCTCGTGGCGCAGCCAGCGGGCCGCCAGGTTCATCGGGGGGATGAAGAAGGTGAGGTCGCGGATGACGCCGACGACGGTGTTGACCAGCACGTCGCGGCGGGCGAGGTGGGCGAGCTCGTGGGCGAGCAGGCCTTCGAGCTCGCGGGCGTCGAGCTCGTCGAGCAGGTCGGGGTCGACCGCGACGACGGGACGGCGGAGCCGGGCGGTGAACGCGCCGCCGGGGCAGCGCCGGACCAGCAGCAGCGGCGGTGCCTCGATCCCGAGCTTCGAGGAGATCCGCCGGACCAGCGCGGTCATCTGCGGGTCGTCGCAGCGCTGGGCGAGCGCGACGTACCGGGCGATCACCCAGTGGCCGAGCAGTCGGCGGATCACGAGATACGACGCGATCCCGACGTAGGCGACGAGCAGCCACTCGAGGCGGCGCACGGTCACCTCGGCGCCGAACACCTCGATCGGCTGGCCCTCGGCCGAGCTGACGAGCAGCGCCGGCAGGAAGCTCGATCCGGGGGCCGTGCAGGCCAGCGCGGCCGCGGCGGCGGCGATCACCGGCGCCAGCACCAGCGTCCGGCGCGCACGCCCGCTCTTGATCACCCCGAGCTTGGCCGCCACCGCCGCCAACACCGCGGCGACGACGGACCCGAGGAGGGCGCGCGCAGCGAAGGACTGCATGCTTATGGCCACGCCGAGGCCTTCGGCGATGTCGGCGATCCCGGCCGGGGAGCTCTCCATCCGGTCAGCGGTCTCCGCAGCTCGACGTCGAGGGCGCGGACATCGGGCCTACTCCCCCTCTTCGGCCCGCTTGGCGTCGATGCTGGCCCGCAGCGTCGCCAGCGTGGTCGCGTCCCCCGTGTCGTCGATCTTCTCGACGAAGTAGCTCATCGCCGGCTCGGGGAAGGACTGGACCAGCCAGTCCACGACCGAGGTGACCGTGGACCGCGCGTAGTCCTCGCGGCTCACGGTCGGGCGGTAGCGGTGCGCCAGCCCCGAGGTGTCGCGCTCGAGCAGGCCCTTGGCGGCCAGGCGGGCCATCGTCGTCATGATGGTCGTGTAGGCCAGGTCGCGCCGGTCGACGAGCTCGGCGTGCACATCGCGGACGGTGGCGTCCCCGAGGCGCCAGACGGTCTCCATCACGTCGGTCTCGAGCGGACCCAGCAGCCCCTGGAGGGGCTTGTTTCGCTTCGCCATGGTCATGACCCCGGTCGTCGTGCGGTGGTGGCGCGCGCGCGCGAACCACAGCCTACTACCGACCGGCGGCCCGGGGCAGGCGTCAGAGCCGGGCGAAGCGGGCGATCACCGCGAAGTCGTCGGCGGTGAGGCTCGCCCCGCCGACGAGCGCGCCGTCGATCTCGGGCTGGTCCATCAGCTCGCGCACGTTGCCGGGCTTCACGCTGCCGCCGTACTGGATCCGGACCGCGTCCGCCGTGGCGTCGCCGTGGAGGGACCGGACGGTCGCGCGGACCGTGCCGCAGCCGGCGTCGGCGTCGGATGGGAGCGCCGTCCGGCCGGTGCCGATCGCCCAGATCGGCTCGTACGCGATCACCAT comes from the Euzebya sp. genome and includes:
- the secG gene encoding preprotein translocase subunit SecG, translated to MLTIALVVLHVIVSLLLILFILLKSGRGGGLSDMFGGGAVGSAGGSTMAEKNLDRLTVITAVVFAMTTMVLALRLV
- a CDS encoding M56 family metallopeptidase codes for the protein MESSPAGIADIAEGLGVAISMQSFAARALLGSVVAAVLAAVAAKLGVIKSGRARRTLVLAPVIAAAAAALACTAPGSSFLPALLVSSAEGQPIEVFGAEVTVRRLEWLLVAYVGIASYLVIRRLLGHWVIARYVALAQRCDDPQMTALVRRISSKLGIEAPPLLLVRRCPGGAFTARLRRPVVAVDPDLLDELDARELEGLLAHELAHLARRDVLVNTVVGVIRDLTFFIPPMNLAARWLRHEQEHSADDLASDATGRPAALASSILKVWQGSKDHARPQVAAMACATMVPSPALPVPAGLPTRLLRQGSLSRGAKQIAERVVRLIERGAPLTLRRQRIELTAAMAAVVVATGMTVLLPAQVNGELLLAQWTRPPAQPVVSPAMATFGALAANPSPLAEASEAVAGYTASTAETCTDCVLLESGAEWRSQTAPTLPPRAPGWQAGGRVWQPSVGGAPTPPSAQPLWGVEASGSRVGFFLVHPQG
- a CDS encoding BlaI/MecI/CopY family transcriptional regulator → MAKRNKPLQGLLGPLETDVMETVWRLGDATVRDVHAELVDRRDLAYTTIMTTMARLAAKGLLERDTSGLAHRYRPTVSREDYARSTVTSVVDWLVQSFPEPAMSYFVEKIDDTGDATTLATLRASIDAKRAEEGE